The following proteins are encoded in a genomic region of Bernardetia sp. MNP-M8:
- the hisG gene encoding ATP phosphoribosyltransferase, translating to MSPNNTENSNRLKIAIQKSGRLSEKSLALLKECGIQITTSPNALRAEASNFPLEILFLRDDDIPEYVQDGVADVGIIGENVMLEKGKKLEIVDRLGFAKCRLSLAVPRGTTYDDVSFFDGKRIATSYPKILGDYFKEKNVNAEIHMISGSVEIAPSIGLSEGVCDIVSSGSTLLSNGLKEVETVLKSEAVLVANPDFNGEKRKNFEKLLFRMQSVRRSHKNKYILLNAPKSKLDAIISVLPGLKSPTIMPLADDNWVSVHTVINEDDFWEKIDALQGAGAEGILVIPIEKMIV from the coding sequence ATGTCGCCTAATAATACAGAAAACTCAAATCGTTTGAAAATAGCGATACAAAAATCGGGTCGTTTGAGTGAAAAATCACTTGCTCTACTTAAAGAATGTGGAATTCAAATCACAACAAGCCCGAATGCGTTGCGTGCAGAAGCATCTAATTTTCCCTTAGAAATTCTTTTCTTAAGAGATGATGATATTCCAGAATATGTACAAGATGGCGTTGCTGATGTTGGAATCATTGGCGAAAATGTAATGCTTGAAAAAGGTAAAAAATTGGAGATTGTGGACCGATTAGGTTTTGCAAAATGTCGTTTGTCTTTGGCTGTGCCTAGAGGAACAACTTATGATGATGTTTCTTTTTTTGATGGAAAACGTATTGCTACTTCGTATCCAAAAATCTTGGGTGATTATTTTAAAGAAAAAAATGTAAATGCTGAAATCCACATGATTAGTGGTTCGGTAGAAATTGCGCCTAGTATTGGTCTTTCAGAAGGAGTTTGTGATATTGTAAGCTCTGGAAGTACACTTTTGAGCAATGGACTAAAAGAAGTAGAAACGGTTTTGAAGTCAGAAGCTGTTTTGGTAGCAAATCCAGATTTTAATGGCGAAAAACGCAAGAATTTTGAGAAACTTTTATTTAGAATGCAATCTGTAAGACGTTCACACAAAAATAAATATATTCTTTTAAATGCGCCAAAATCAAAATTGGATGCCATTATTTCAGTTTTACCTGGTTTAAAAAGTCCTACTATTATGCCTTTGGCTGATGATAATTGGGTTTCTGTTCATACTGTTATTAATGAAGATGACTTTTGGGAAAAAATTGATGCACTACAAGGAGCAGGTGCAGAAGGAATATTAGTTATTCCTATCGAAAAAATGATTGTGTAA
- a CDS encoding AMP-binding protein yields MSESLLKNTTITHSQSSLYFPLEVCKGEIGKKVSISELSQTVLCSSYNQLVISFCMEWQSNKNEFIVHTSGSTGIPKPITLTRKQMQNSVLATAKALNLKQDERFLICLNTEYIAGKMMLVRGMELDAEMIIVPPKRNPLEDFDEKMWFDFAAFVPMQLQTILDETPEKIAILRQMKAIIIGGAPVSYSLLKKIRSIKALNRVPIYSTYGMSETVTHIALKRLNGKGKKEISDTYKTLPNVNIKTDQRGCLVISAPHTLGKEITTNDLVDIKNDNEFEWLGRADFAINTGGVKVFPEKIEGFIERAFYELDLQKRFFISSIPDETLGEKVILIIEGLPFDKNFENDLLQHLKTNLPAYHTPKQCFYISNFAMTQTSKIDRKECLNLIF; encoded by the coding sequence GCAAAAAAGTTTCAATTTCAGAGCTTTCTCAAACAGTTTTGTGTAGTTCTTATAACCAACTTGTAATTAGCTTTTGTATGGAATGGCAGAGCAATAAAAATGAATTTATAGTTCATACATCAGGCTCAACAGGCATTCCAAAACCAATTACTCTTACTAGAAAACAAATGCAAAATAGTGTTTTGGCAACAGCTAAAGCATTGAATTTGAAGCAAGATGAGCGTTTTCTGATATGCTTAAACACAGAATATATTGCAGGAAAAATGATGCTAGTTCGGGGAATGGAATTAGATGCAGAAATGATAATAGTTCCTCCCAAACGTAACCCTTTAGAAGATTTTGATGAAAAAATGTGGTTTGATTTTGCTGCTTTTGTTCCCATGCAATTACAAACTATTTTAGACGAAACACCTGAGAAAATTGCGATTTTGCGTCAGATGAAGGCAATTATTATTGGTGGTGCGCCTGTTTCATATTCTCTTCTCAAAAAAATTCGTTCTATAAAAGCTCTCAACCGAGTTCCAATTTATTCTACTTATGGAATGAGCGAAACTGTTACTCATATTGCATTGAAAAGGCTTAATGGAAAAGGAAAAAAGGAAATTTCGGATACCTACAAAACACTTCCAAATGTAAATATAAAAACGGATCAGCGTGGTTGTTTAGTTATTTCTGCGCCTCACACTTTGGGAAAAGAAATCACAACAAACGATTTGGTAGATATAAAAAATGACAATGAGTTTGAGTGGCTTGGGCGTGCAGATTTTGCTATCAATACAGGAGGTGTAAAAGTTTTTCCAGAAAAAATAGAAGGTTTTATTGAAAGAGCTTTTTATGAATTAGATTTACAAAAACGCTTCTTTATTTCTTCTATACCTGATGAAACATTAGGCGAAAAAGTGATTTTGATTATTGAAGGGTTACCATTTGATAAAAATTTTGAAAATGACCTTTTACAGCATCTCAAAACAAATCTGCCTGCTTATCATACTCCCAAACAATGTTTTTATATTTCTAATTTTGCTATGACACAGACAAGTAAAATAGATAGAAAAGAATGTCTGAATTTAATTTTTTAA
- a CDS encoding TetR/AcrR family transcriptional regulator, whose translation MKIKSIEKEERIYEVVLQLTQKVGLAGLRISDIAKEADLAHGTLYIYFKNKKELINQLYKKIKSRVSAELLPENIEEYSIKDGMQLVWQNYLHYLVHNQIEIHFMSQCASSNILDDSNKSISDSFMKKTKSFFQKGIDSSDIKDLDIELLISVFQGMANHIGLQITQKKLDYTPKLIEESFEIYWHGIRK comes from the coding sequence ATGAAAATAAAATCCATAGAAAAAGAAGAGCGTATTTATGAAGTTGTTTTGCAACTTACTCAAAAAGTAGGGTTAGCAGGTTTGCGTATTTCCGATATTGCAAAAGAAGCAGATTTAGCACACGGAACGCTTTATATTTATTTCAAAAACAAGAAAGAACTTATTAATCAACTCTATAAAAAAATCAAAAGTAGAGTAAGTGCAGAACTTCTTCCAGAGAATATTGAAGAGTATTCTATCAAGGACGGAATGCAGCTTGTTTGGCAAAATTATTTACATTATTTGGTTCATAATCAGATAGAAATACATTTTATGAGTCAATGTGCAAGTTCTAATATCTTAGATGATTCGAATAAAAGTATTTCAGATTCATTTATGAAAAAGACAAAATCATTTTTTCAAAAAGGAATTGATTCATCAGACATCAAAGATTTAGATATTGAATTATTGATAAGTGTATTTCAAGGAATGGCTAATCACATTGGTCTTCAAATTACTCAAAAAAAGCTGGATTACACACCAAAACTAATAGAAGAAAGCTTTGAAATCTATTGGCACGGAATCAGAAAATAA
- a CDS encoding DUF5686 and carboxypeptidase regulatory-like domain-containing protein, translating to MNSQKAHFFFALFLFFTCFLLSPDTKAVQIFGKVTSTEGKNLPFITIYQEGTSYGTITNQEGNYFLHLNEGTYQIVFRSISYQTQIKEVIVTKENVQKDEKIELNIQMKHLTMLLETIVIDSNKDNKKGINKAYSIIQAAQQKREFYRNQAQAFSCDIYIKNVQQLDTFHIPKLFSTRQVKQLKQEWQTDKVIYFSELVSKYYFLAPNYQKEIIISSRANGDSRGFAWNSSFFLIFDLYQNSLSLPIGDRKFISPIAKNAFNYYDYVYEAEFTENITTDKKVKVHKIKVVPKHTGQPLFFGDIYIQDSTWRIHSVDLKISRQAGIEIIDTLAIKQLFLPITDKLWMCSSQSFLFNYKINLFSVEAIGKGNYTGSFFNYHLNPNFTSAQLEKDIDELDKDSFYKNRITEKQGTKQNQKQNEQQISIIDTVSLDKLEEKIKNKELSTKQVKAEEDFFSNELSILLDSSTQKTTSYWKKVRPVPLTTKEANHYHRSDSIEEAHNQPSYLDSMDRQSNKFKFKDLLVGYSYKIRKKELTYKFPSVLNVIQSNTVEGLALNFGVDRIKNREKDLSQTKLGADARYGFGSKKFLAKGEISHLFNRINDRYIFIEGGAFVEQFEPNAIPYFVNGVYTQLREQNLMKIYQKNYFQIGAGQRIFQGAFFRLQGSFERRIPLENNTKASSLVDRKDITFTSNLPIDYKGESVFFELHNAVLIKARFEYLIGEKYILRPKERISLSSKYPLLALTYTQAIKNIAQSKADFGKLVLNISDGMNLGILGTINYDIQTGAFLWNNYTSFVDNFHFSTSPIFVAKNNLRQFLLLPFYEYSTTKPFVEVHAEQHFNGYLLHRIGFMKKLGWQLVASSNYLYTPAAKHYTELSIGFENIFKVVRTDFVFALNSSLKQDRTLESRPNSIKKIGIRFSIGI from the coding sequence ATGAATTCTCAAAAAGCACATTTTTTCTTTGCTTTATTTCTTTTTTTTACCTGTTTTTTACTTTCTCCTGATACCAAAGCTGTGCAAATTTTCGGAAAAGTAACTAGTACAGAAGGCAAAAATTTACCTTTTATAACCATTTATCAAGAAGGAACATCCTATGGAACTATCACTAACCAAGAAGGAAATTATTTTCTACATCTAAATGAAGGTACTTATCAAATTGTATTTCGTTCTATCAGTTACCAAACCCAAATTAAGGAAGTAATTGTTACAAAAGAAAATGTACAAAAAGATGAAAAAATAGAGCTGAATATACAAATGAAGCATTTGACAATGCTTTTAGAAACTATAGTGATTGATTCAAATAAAGACAACAAAAAAGGAATAAATAAAGCTTATTCTATCATTCAAGCAGCACAGCAAAAAAGAGAATTTTATAGAAATCAAGCACAGGCTTTTTCTTGTGATATTTACATAAAAAATGTACAGCAATTAGATACTTTTCATATTCCTAAATTATTTTCTACTAGACAAGTAAAGCAACTAAAACAAGAATGGCAAACAGATAAAGTAATTTACTTTTCAGAATTAGTGTCCAAATATTATTTCTTAGCTCCCAATTATCAAAAAGAAATAATTATTTCTTCTCGTGCAAATGGCGATAGCAGAGGTTTTGCTTGGAATAGTTCGTTTTTTCTGATTTTTGATTTGTATCAAAATTCTCTATCACTTCCTATTGGAGACAGAAAATTTATTTCTCCTATTGCAAAAAATGCCTTTAATTATTACGATTATGTATATGAAGCAGAGTTTACAGAAAATATAACAACTGATAAAAAAGTCAAAGTTCATAAGATAAAAGTCGTACCCAAACACACAGGACAACCTCTATTTTTTGGAGATATTTACATTCAAGATAGCACTTGGAGAATCCATAGTGTGGATTTGAAAATTAGTCGTCAAGCAGGAATAGAAATTATTGACACACTTGCGATAAAACAACTTTTTTTACCTATAACAGATAAATTATGGATGTGTTCTTCTCAATCTTTTTTGTTTAATTATAAGATTAATTTGTTTAGTGTTGAAGCGATAGGAAAGGGAAATTATACAGGCAGTTTTTTTAATTACCATCTAAATCCAAACTTTACTTCTGCACAATTAGAAAAAGATATAGATGAGTTAGACAAAGATTCATTTTATAAAAATAGAATTACTGAAAAACAGGGGACAAAACAGAACCAAAAGCAGAATGAACAACAAATTTCCATTATCGATACTGTATCATTAGATAAACTAGAAGAAAAAATAAAAAATAAAGAATTATCAACAAAACAGGTTAAAGCTGAGGAGGATTTTTTTAGCAACGAATTATCTATTTTGTTAGATAGTTCTACTCAAAAAACTACATCATATTGGAAAAAAGTGCGTCCTGTTCCCCTTACAACGAAAGAAGCAAACCATTATCATAGAAGTGATAGCATAGAAGAAGCACACAACCAACCTTCTTATTTAGATTCAATGGACAGACAAAGCAATAAATTTAAGTTTAAAGATTTGTTAGTAGGCTATTCTTACAAAATTCGTAAAAAAGAATTGACTTATAAATTTCCTTCTGTTTTGAATGTCATTCAATCTAATACAGTAGAAGGACTGGCACTTAATTTTGGAGTAGATAGAATAAAAAATAGAGAAAAAGATTTGAGTCAGACCAAACTAGGTGCAGATGCTAGATATGGTTTTGGAAGCAAGAAATTTTTAGCCAAAGGAGAAATTTCTCATCTTTTTAATCGAATAAACGATAGATATATTTTTATAGAAGGGGGAGCTTTTGTAGAACAATTTGAACCAAATGCTATTCCATATTTTGTAAATGGAGTTTATACACAGCTCAGAGAACAAAATTTAATGAAGATTTATCAGAAAAATTATTTTCAAATCGGAGCAGGACAACGTATTTTTCAAGGTGCATTTTTTCGCTTGCAAGGAAGTTTTGAAAGGCGCATTCCTTTAGAAAATAATACAAAAGCATCTTCACTTGTAGACCGAAAAGATATAACTTTCACATCTAATTTGCCTATTGATTATAAAGGTGAATCGGTTTTTTTCGAACTTCATAATGCCGTTTTGATAAAAGCTCGTTTTGAATATCTGATTGGTGAAAAGTATATTTTACGTCCTAAAGAACGAATTAGTTTATCTAGTAAATATCCTTTGCTGGCACTTACTTACACACAAGCCATAAAAAACATAGCACAAAGTAAAGCAGATTTTGGAAAATTAGTCTTGAATATTAGTGATGGAATGAATTTAGGAATTTTAGGTACAATCAATTATGATATTCAAACTGGAGCATTTTTGTGGAATAACTATACTTCTTTTGTAGATAATTTTCATTTTTCTACTTCGCCTATTTTTGTAGCAAAAAACAATTTGCGTCAGTTTTTATTGTTGCCTTTTTATGAATATAGCACAACTAAGCCATTTGTAGAAGTTCATGCCGAACAGCATTTTAATGGTTATTTATTGCACCGAATAGGATTTATGAAAAAATTAGGTTGGCAATTGGTAGCTAGTTCGAATTACCTTTATACACCTGCTGCAAAACATTATACAGAATTAAGCATTGGTTTTGAAAATATTTTTAAAGTTGTCCGAACTGATTTTGTGTTTGCTCTGAATTCTTCTCTAAAACAAGACAGAACACTAGAAAGTAGACCTAATTCTATTAAAAAAATTGGTATTCGTTTTAGTATAGGCATCTGA
- a CDS encoding carboxypeptidase-like regulatory domain-containing protein, translated as MKRAKIVLLFTSFLLVLLFGFEVLGQTNFLIKGKVIDSETKELLPFASIGIEGTSVGTASNSAGIFEFRLNPTWKDKFIVCSFVGYQPLKIKVSEAYQYSKSNQLVLELKSSESLKTVTISSKRIPKVEKIMKQVIKNLPENYPQTPYNVDFFYREYLKDSTAYVRLVEAALHVYDKRAYVPIIYNYKSAPTILNLEEDYFAQVKERRASYDYSKSKINNFFIDVEYGTKYNWIRKNQFIFDKMMYEKFDYELVNLTSIGKKTVYEISFSYNGTIDRFRKLKGKLFVNDEDYAVLQLHFSYLPVGAMGGYNAKERYGYNIYLENEEHFYFKKYDEKYLVSYQSLRSIEKYYESQEAFEESVSEYFVEQLTVNVNQKNPTPQDLQDDSKLKEIDYNTAFWESYNVLADSPLNIKIKADLEKRQSLEKQFELKK; from the coding sequence ATGAAAAGAGCAAAAATCGTATTATTATTTACTTCATTTCTTTTAGTTTTATTATTTGGATTTGAAGTTTTAGGGCAAACAAATTTTCTTATAAAAGGAAAAGTTATCGATTCAGAAACCAAAGAACTCTTACCTTTTGCTTCCATTGGAATTGAAGGAACAAGTGTAGGAACGGCAAGTAATTCGGCTGGAATCTTTGAATTTCGCCTCAATCCTACTTGGAAGGATAAGTTTATTGTTTGTTCTTTTGTAGGTTATCAGCCTTTAAAGATAAAAGTTTCAGAAGCATATCAGTATTCTAAAAGTAATCAATTAGTTTTAGAATTAAAATCTAGTGAATCTCTCAAAACAGTTACGATTAGTTCAAAAAGAATTCCTAAGGTAGAAAAAATAATGAAACAGGTCATAAAAAATCTACCTGAAAATTATCCACAAACTCCTTATAATGTAGATTTTTTTTATAGAGAATATCTAAAAGATTCGACAGCTTATGTTCGTTTGGTAGAAGCTGCACTTCATGTATATGACAAACGAGCGTATGTTCCTATTATCTATAACTACAAAAGTGCTCCTACTATTTTGAACCTAGAAGAAGATTATTTTGCACAAGTAAAAGAGAGAAGAGCATCTTATGATTATTCAAAATCAAAGATAAATAATTTTTTTATTGATGTAGAATACGGCACAAAATATAATTGGATAAGAAAAAATCAATTCATTTTTGATAAAATGATGTACGAAAAATTTGACTATGAACTAGTAAATCTAACTTCAATAGGCAAAAAAACAGTTTATGAAATCTCTTTTTCTTATAATGGAACAATTGACCGATTTAGAAAACTTAAAGGAAAACTCTTTGTAAATGACGAAGATTATGCTGTTCTCCAACTTCATTTTTCCTATCTTCCTGTTGGTGCAATGGGGGGCTATAATGCAAAAGAACGTTATGGATATAATATTTATTTAGAGAACGAAGAGCATTTTTATTTCAAGAAATACGATGAAAAATATTTGGTAAGTTATCAATCGTTGCGCTCCATCGAAAAATATTATGAGAGTCAAGAAGCCTTTGAAGAATCTGTTTCTGAATATTTTGTCGAACAACTTACAGTAAATGTAAATCAAAAAAATCCGACTCCACAAGATTTGCAAGACGATTCGAAGCTAAAAGAAATTGATTATAATACTGCTTTTTGGGAAAGTTATAATGTGTTAGCAGATTCTCCTCTAAATATAAAAATCAAAGCTGATTTGGAAAAAAGACAGTCTTTAGAAAAGCAATTTGAATTGAAAAAATAA
- a CDS encoding SDR family oxidoreductase, with product MATQKTIFITGASSGIGKATAEYFANKGWNVAATMRNTSDALTETANLKKFALDVQDKNSIEKAVKDSIATFGKIDVVLNNAGYGTAGVLESASDEQIKRQFDVNLFGLIDVIRAFLPHFRENKNGLFMNVSSIGGLITLPMFSIYHATKWAVEGLTEGLQYELNPLGIELKIIEPGGVKTDFAGRSLDMFESENDAAYQKTITRMMKNFEGTERSDTYSTAEQMAEGIFDAATDGKKQLRYVLGNDAQQLWGARQNQPYEDFREMIRTNMLG from the coding sequence ATGGCAACTCAAAAAACAATTTTCATTACAGGTGCATCTTCAGGAATTGGAAAAGCAACAGCCGAATATTTTGCAAACAAAGGCTGGAATGTAGCAGCTACAATGCGTAATACATCTGACGCACTTACAGAAACCGCCAATCTCAAAAAATTTGCTTTAGATGTTCAGGACAAAAATAGTATAGAAAAAGCAGTTAAAGATTCTATTGCAACTTTCGGAAAAATAGATGTAGTCTTGAACAATGCAGGATATGGAACGGCTGGTGTTTTGGAAAGTGCTTCAGATGAGCAAATTAAAAGACAATTTGATGTCAATTTATTTGGTTTGATTGATGTAATTCGTGCTTTTTTGCCTCACTTTAGAGAAAACAAAAATGGTCTTTTTATGAATGTTTCTTCTATTGGTGGGCTTATTACTTTGCCAATGTTTTCAATTTATCATGCTACAAAATGGGCAGTTGAAGGCTTGACAGAAGGTTTACAATATGAACTCAATCCTTTAGGAATTGAATTAAAAATCATTGAACCGGGTGGAGTAAAAACTGATTTTGCAGGGCGTTCTTTGGATATGTTTGAGAGTGAAAATGACGCAGCTTATCAAAAAACAATTACTAGAATGATGAAAAATTTTGAAGGAACAGAACGTTCAGATACCTATTCGACAGCCGAACAAATGGCAGAAGGAATTTTTGATGCAGCAACAGACGGCAAAAAACAACTTCGTTATGTCTTAGGAAATGATGCTCAACAGCTTTGGGGTGCGAGACAAAATCAACCGTATGAAGATTTTAGAGAAATGATTCGTACAAATATGTTAGGATAA
- the gatB gene encoding Asp-tRNA(Asn)/Glu-tRNA(Gln) amidotransferase subunit GatB, with amino-acid sequence MTAQELQEKLDKALEKYEIVIGLEVHAQLLTQTKAYSSDPNEYGSLPNTNVSVITLAHPGTLPKCNKKVLEYAIKMGVACGCDITEYNIFDRKNYFYPDLPKGYQITQDKTPICRGGFIPITLPSGEEKSLELTRIHMEEDAGKSMHLAAEVDTLVDLNRAGVPLIEIVSEPCLRSSEEAYYYLQEVRRLLRYLEICDGNMEEGSMRCDANISVRLKGEEAYRTRVEVKNMNSFRNVQRAIDFEVIRQVEFYEDPATTGEIYGETRMFDANTGNTYSLRAKETLNDYRYFPEPDLQPLVVTEEYLQTVKASLPALPRELKARFMKDYELSEYDTNILIDDKETALYFDELCQKTKNYKAASNWITNIVKSYLNENKISFSDFASKINTDKMAQLIELVDSNKVSFALAAQKLFPALIEDTTKSPEEKAKELDMIQSSDEDSILPIVKEVLAQFPDKVAEYNGGKVGLLGMFMGQVMKKSKGKADPKVASALIEQELEKMK; translated from the coding sequence ATGACAGCACAAGAATTACAAGAAAAGCTAGATAAAGCATTAGAAAAATACGAAATTGTAATTGGTCTTGAAGTCCATGCTCAACTTCTTACCCAAACAAAAGCCTATTCTTCTGACCCCAATGAATATGGCAGCTTGCCAAACACAAATGTAAGTGTAATTACGCTCGCTCACCCCGGTACGCTTCCAAAATGCAACAAAAAAGTATTGGAATACGCTATCAAAATGGGCGTTGCTTGTGGTTGTGATATTACAGAATACAATATTTTTGATAGAAAAAATTATTTTTATCCCGATTTGCCAAAAGGCTATCAGATTACACAAGACAAAACGCCAATTTGTAGAGGTGGTTTTATTCCGATTACACTTCCAAGTGGCGAAGAAAAAAGCCTAGAACTGACACGCATTCACATGGAAGAAGATGCAGGAAAATCAATGCACTTGGCTGCCGAAGTCGACACGCTTGTCGATTTGAACCGTGCAGGAGTTCCTTTGATTGAGATTGTTTCTGAGCCTTGTTTGCGTTCTAGTGAAGAAGCCTATTATTATTTGCAAGAAGTGCGTCGTCTTTTGCGTTACTTAGAAATTTGTGATGGAAACATGGAAGAGGGTTCGATGCGTTGTGATGCCAATATTTCGGTACGACTTAAAGGAGAAGAAGCCTATCGTACACGAGTAGAAGTAAAAAACATGAACTCGTTTAGAAACGTACAAAGAGCAATTGATTTTGAAGTAATTCGTCAAGTAGAGTTTTATGAAGACCCAGCTACAACAGGCGAAATTTATGGAGAAACACGTATGTTTGATGCCAATACAGGAAATACATACAGCCTTCGTGCAAAAGAGACGTTGAATGACTATCGTTATTTTCCAGAGCCAGATTTGCAGCCATTAGTAGTTACAGAGGAATATTTACAGACAGTGAAAGCCTCACTTCCTGCACTTCCTCGTGAACTAAAAGCACGTTTTATGAAAGACTATGAACTTTCAGAATATGACACAAATATTTTGATTGATGATAAAGAAACAGCTTTATATTTTGATGAATTATGTCAAAAAACAAAAAATTACAAAGCTGCTTCCAACTGGATTACCAATATTGTAAAATCGTATTTGAATGAAAATAAAATCTCTTTTTCTGATTTTGCTTCAAAAATAAATACAGATAAAATGGCACAGCTTATCGAACTTGTAGATTCGAACAAAGTAAGTTTTGCCTTAGCTGCTCAAAAACTTTTTCCTGCACTAATAGAAGACACTACCAAATCGCCAGAAGAAAAAGCGAAAGAATTGGATATGATTCAGAGTAGTGATGAAGATTCTATTTTGCCTATCGTGAAAGAAGTTTTGGCTCAATTTCCTGATAAAGTAGCTGAATATAACGGTGGAAAAGTTGGTTTGCTAGGAATGTTTATGGGACAAGTAATGAAAAAATCGAAAGGAAAAGCCGACCCAAAAGTTGCAAGTGCTTTGATAGAACAGGAATTAGAAAAGATGAAGTAA
- a CDS encoding peptidoglycan DD-metalloendopeptidase family protein: protein MKLLSFFALCFVYLFTLSNSFAQTNNDFKETESYEKVAQNFDNYFNNFDYDSIFEMFSYGMKKAMPLEETRLFLKNSYQQTGKIIKREFSRYEKGSYAVYKTKFEKGTAALNISVDNQCKINGLFIKPYEEITEIPTPERNQTKLILPFEGKWTVTWGGDTEKQNYHVESQSQKNAFDFLIMKNGKTYTTNAEKNEDYYAFGQEIFAPCDGEIVLSVDGIKDNKVGEVNNQFITGNTVILKTENNEYLFFAHLKQNSIKVKEGQKVKQGDGLALCGNSGHSTEPHLHFHIQNTENSNQATGIKCYFDKIIVDGKEKTDYSPIQNEVIEYSK from the coding sequence ATGAAGTTACTTTCGTTTTTTGCGCTCTGTTTTGTGTATCTTTTTACACTTTCAAATTCATTTGCTCAAACCAATAACGACTTTAAAGAAACAGAGAGTTATGAAAAAGTAGCACAAAATTTTGATAATTATTTCAATAATTTTGATTATGATAGCATTTTTGAGATGTTTTCTTATGGAATGAAAAAAGCAATGCCTTTGGAAGAAACTAGATTATTTTTGAAAAATTCATACCAACAAACAGGAAAAATAATAAAAAGAGAGTTCTCTAGGTATGAAAAAGGGAGTTATGCTGTCTATAAAACGAAATTTGAAAAAGGAACAGCAGCATTAAATATTTCGGTAGATAATCAATGCAAAATAAATGGATTGTTTATTAAACCCTATGAAGAAATTACTGAAATACCTACACCTGAACGTAATCAGACTAAACTCATCTTGCCTTTTGAGGGAAAATGGACAGTTACTTGGGGAGGAGATACAGAAAAGCAAAACTATCATGTAGAAAGCCAATCACAGAAGAATGCGTTTGATTTTTTGATTATGAAAAATGGAAAAACCTATACAACAAATGCAGAAAAGAATGAAGATTATTATGCTTTTGGACAAGAAATTTTTGCACCTTGTGATGGAGAAATTGTTTTGTCAGTAGATGGAATAAAAGATAATAAGGTAGGAGAAGTCAATAATCAGTTTATTACAGGAAATACAGTGATTCTGAAAACAGAAAACAATGAATATTTATTTTTTGCTCATCTCAAACAGAATTCTATAAAAGTAAAGGAAGGACAAAAAGTAAAACAAGGTGATGGGTTAGCACTTTGTGGAAATTCTGGTCATTCTACTGAACCTCATTTACATTTTCACATTCAAAATACGGAAAACTCAAATCAAGCAACAGGAATAAAATGTTATTTCGATAAAATTATTGTTGATGGAAAAGAAAAAACAGATTATTCTCCAATTCAAAATGAAGTAATCGAATACTCTAAATAG
- a CDS encoding alpha-ketoglutarate-dependent dioxygenase AlkB, with protein MNDILLKPNFIQNPQSLFELINISIIWDNRMKARKTASFGKAYNYSQMSYPFQEFPSFLEKIRQNIKIELNFETNNCLINYYENGLSKMGYHSDQIDILAENTGIAIISLGETRILKFRNIENKTIFKEFELPSGSLFYMNQETQNNWQHSIPKSNTENPRMSLTFRKLR; from the coding sequence ATGAATGACATCCTCCTAAAACCAAACTTCATACAAAATCCACAAAGTCTATTTGAATTGATTAATATTTCTATAATTTGGGATAACCGAATGAAAGCACGCAAAACAGCAAGTTTTGGAAAGGCTTATAATTATTCTCAGATGAGCTATCCTTTTCAAGAATTTCCTAGTTTTTTGGAAAAAATTCGTCAGAATATAAAAATAGAATTGAATTTTGAGACAAATAATTGTTTGATAAATTATTATGAAAATGGACTGTCAAAAATGGGTTATCATTCTGACCAAATTGATATTTTAGCCGAAAATACAGGGATTGCAATTATTTCTTTAGGAGAAACTAGAATTTTGAAGTTTAGAAACATAGAAAACAAAACTATTTTCAAGGAATTTGAACTGCCTTCTGGAAGTCTTTTTTATATGAATCAAGAAACTCAAAATAATTGGCAGCATTCCATTCCAAAGTCAAATACAGAAAATCCTCGTATGAGTCTGACTTTTAGAAAATTAAGGTAA